CCGCGACGCGGGTCTCCCCGGGGGTGGACTCGGCGACCACACCGATGCGCCGCGGGGGGTGGTGCGTGGAGTCGTCGTCTGCAGACATCTCGTGTTCTCTCTCGTCGGAGGAGCTCGTTGACGGGGGATCTGCGATCAGGGGAACGTCCCCTTGGTGGCAGGAACCTACACGTCCGAGCCCGGCTGGCCGACGGGACGAAGAAGTGACGTGCCTCACCGGCACACGTGCCGGTGAGGGGTGCCACGGTCCGCAGGCGCCCGAAGGCGCAGGTCACTTGGGGAGCTGCTCCTTGATGGTCCGGCCCGCGTTGGCGACCGCGGGCGGCACCGGGTCGCCCTTCACGGCGGCGGTGATCAGGGCGTTGAACGGTCCCCAGATGGCGGACATCTGAGGGATGGACGGCAGCGGGACGCCGGCCTTGGCGGCCTGTTCGAAGGCGGCGACGTCCGGGTCGGCGGTGCGCGCGTGGGCCAGCGACTCCTTCAGGGCGGGCATCCGCGGCTCGGCCTTGAACAGGGCGTCGGCGAGTTCCACGGAGCCGAGGGTGGACAGCACGAACTCCTGCGCCATCGCCTTGTGGGCGCCCTTGCTGGCGACGAAGAAGGACTGCACGCCGACGAACGACCGGGCGGGTTCCTTGCCGGCGAAGCCGGGCACCGGGGAGATGGCGTACTTCAGTCCGCTGGAGCGCACGTCGGCCAGCTTCCACGGTCCGGCCACCAGGAACGGGGTCTTGCCGGTGGTGAAGGCGGCCGAGGCGTTGTCCGAGGTGTAGGAGCGGCGCAGCACGCCCGAGCCCTTCTCGCCGAGGGCCGCGATCTTCTCGAAGGCGGCGACCGAGGAGGGGGCGCCGACGCCGAGGTCGGTGGGGTCGGCGTCGCCGCGGGCGTTGGTGCCGAAGAGGTAGCCGCCGCCGGAGGTGTACAGCGGGTACATGTGGTAGGTGTCGCCGGCCTGGCCGTCGGGCTGGCTGACGGTGTACCCGACCGCCTGGGTGGCCTTGCCGGCCTTGCGGAGTGCCTCGCCGGTGTTCACCAGCGAGTCGAAGGTGTCGGGGGCCTCGGGTGCGAGGGCGGTGTTGCGGAACAGCACCAGGCTCTCCACCGCGTACGGGATGGCGTAGAACTTGCCCTGGTAGGTGACCGCCTTGCGGGCGACGTCGACGTAGTCGCCCATCCGGTTGTCGAGCACCTCGATGGGGTCGATGAGGTCGTTCTGGACGAGGTTCCCGATCCAGTCGTGGGCGCCGACCATGACGTCCGGGCCCTTGCCGGACTGGGAGGCCTCGATGAAGGCCTTCTGCTGGTTCTCGGCGATGCCGACCACCTCGGCCTTGGCGCCCTTCTTGGCGGCGAACGCCTCGGCGAAGGGGCGCAGCACGTCGGCGCGCTTCTCGTCGGCCCAGATCACCAGCTTCTTGCCGGAGGGGGACGCGGCATCGCCGGCGGTGGCGCCGGTGCCGCCGCAGGCGGTCAGGCCGAGGGTGAGGGTGATCGTCGAGGCGAGGAGCGCGAGATGTCTGCGCACGCGGGTCTCCAGGTCGGGGGGTGGGTGGGGGCGCGAGAGCCGGTCGGGTGCGCAGAAGTTAGCAATGCCCCCCTCTCGGCAGCAATGGTTTGCAGAAATTTACGGAAAGTTTTCAGGAGCGGTGGTTTCGGCTGATCGCCGGCTGGTGGCGGACGGCGCGACCCGGGTGCGCGGTGGAGTGCGACCCGGGCGCGGGGTGCGGTGCGAGGAGGGGGCGTTCGGCGCGGGTGTCTGGCGTGCCGGGAGCCCCTGCCGTACCGTCGCTCGACGTGATCCCCGACCAGGCGCGCGTGAACCGGATCTTCCTCCCCGAGACCTACGCCGAGGGGGTGCCGTACGCCCTGCACCGGGAGCTGCGCGAGGCCGCGCCGGTGTGGTGGGTCGAGGAGCCGGCCGTCGGGCCGTGGCCGGCCGGGCCGGGGTACTGGGCGGTGCTGCGGCACGCCGACGTCAAGCACGTCCTGCGCACCCCCGAGGTGTTCTCCTCCCACCTCGGCGCCACCCAGATCCGGGACCCGGACACCGCCGCCGACCTGGAGTTCGTCCGGGCGATGATGCTCAACCAGGACCCGCCCGACCACTCCCGGCTGCGCCGGATCGTCGCGGCCGCCTTCACCCCGCGCGCCGTCCGGGAGCTCACCGAGGGGATCGAGCGGCGCGCCCGGCTGCTGGTGGCGGAGGTCCGGCCGCGCGGGCGGGCCGACTTCGTCCCGCTCGCCGCCGACCTGCCGGTCTGGACGCTCGCGCACATCATGGGTGTGCCCGAGCAGGACCGGGGCCTGCTGTACGCCTGGGCGAGCCGGGTCATCGGCTACCAGGACACCGAGTACGCCGGCCTCGCCGCCACCGACCCGGCCGCGCTCAGCGACCTCGGCCGGGCCGCCCTCGCCCACCGGCCGACCGCCGTGGCGACCGGGGACGGCCGGCCGGTCAACCCCCGGTCACGGGCCGCCCTCGCCGACATGTTCGCCTACGCCCACGGGCTCGCCGAACACCCGCGGCCCGGCAGCATCCTCGCCCGGATGCGGGAGGGCGGGCTCACCCGCGAGGAGTTCGAGAACATGTTCTTCCTCTTCGCCGTCGCCGGGAACGAGACCCTGCGCAACGGCGTCCCGGGCGGGCTGCTCACCCTGCTGGAGCACCCCGAGCAGTACCGACTGCTGTGCGAACGGTCGGAGTTGACCGGATCCGCGGTGGAGGAGATGCTCCGCTACTGGCCGCCGGTGATGGACTTCCGCCGCACCGCCACCCGGGACGTGGAGCTCGGCGGGCGGCGGATCCGGGGCGGCGACAAGGTCGTGGTCTACCACGCCTCCGCCAACCGCGACGGCACCGTCTTCCCGGAGCCCGACCGGTTCGACGTCACCCGCACCCCGAACGACCACGTCAGCTTCGGCCACGGGCCGCACTTCTGCCTCGGCGCGCAGCTGGCCCGGGTGCAGATGCGGGCGCTGCTCGGGGAGGTGGTGCGGGGGCTGCCGGGACTGCGGGTGGCGGGGGCGCCGGTACGGATGGTCTCCAACTTCCAGAACGGGCTGAAGCACCTGCCGATCGGCTGGGGGTGACGCCGGGGCCCGTGGGGGCTAGCCGCGGTTCTCGAGTTCGAGCAGCCGCGCCTTGCGCTCCAGCCCGCCCGCGTACCCGGTCAGCGAGCCGTCCGCGCCGATCACCCGGTGGCACGGCCGGACCACCAGCAGCGGGTTCGCCCCGATCGCCGAGCCCAGGGCCCGTACCGCGCCGCGCGGGGCGCCGATGGACTCCGCCAGCCGCCCGTAGGTCGTGGTGGCGCCGTACGGGATGGCGTCCAGCGCCTGCCACACCCGCCGCTGGAACTCCGTCCCGCCGACCGCGAACTCCAGGTCGAACCCGGTCGCCGTCCCCGCGAAGTACGCCTGGAGCTGGGCCGTGATCTCGCCGAACGCCTCGGGTGCGCGCACCCAGCCGTCCAGGACCACCGCGCCCCGCCGCTGGCCCGGCACCGACACCGAGGCCAGTGCCGTGCCGCCCTTCGCCGTGGCCGACTCCTCACCGACCAGCAGCAGCTCGCCCAGCGGACTGTCCACCGTCGTGTACACCGTCATCGGACCCGAACTCCTCTCCGTTCCGCCCTTCCATCAGCCAGTCTGCCGTGCCGGCGGTGGTGGGGTCCGGCGGGAATCGGACACCGCCCTCGGCCCCGTCCCTCGGCCCGCGGCCCGCGGCCCGTGTCCGGCGTGGCGGCGGGCGTGCGGGCAGGCCGCCCGGCGCGCAGGGGGCCGTGCGGCGCCCGGTCGACGGCCTCCTTACCGTTCGCACACCCCGCGCGCGTACAGTGTCAGCCTCGGTGGACGGGAGTGAGGGCGGCATGGACAGGCGGACCGCGGGGTCGCCCGCGGGCGGCGGGCATCGGGCCCTGGAGTGGCGGTCGCGACCCGAGTCGCCGAGCGCGGCGGTGCTGGTGCTGCACGGCGGCCAGGAGAACGGCGAGCGCCCGCCCGGGCCGGTGAACCTGCCCGGCCTGCGGATGCGCGGCTTCGTCCGGGCCGTCCAGCGCGGGACCTCGGGGGCGGAGGTCGCGATCGGCACGGTCCGGTACCGCTGCCGCGGCTGGAACGGCGACCGCGCCGACGCCGCCCGGGACACCCTGGCCGCCCTCGCGGACCTCGCGGAGGAGCTCGGGCCCGTACCCACCGTGCTGGTGGGCCACTCCATGGGCGGCCGGGCGGCGCTGCGGGCCGCCGGGCACCCGTGCGTGACCGGGGTCGTGGCGCTGGCGCCGTGGTGCCCTCGGGAGGAGCCGTACGAGCACCTGGCGGGCCGGCGGGTCCTGATGCTGCACGGCGACCGTGACCGGGTGACCGACCCCGCGGACACCGACCTGTTCGCGGCGCGCGCCCGCTCCGGCGGGGCCCTGGTGGCGGGGTACCGGGTGGCGGGCAGCGGGCACGCGCTGCTGCGCCGGGCCGGGGACTGGCACCGGACGACGGCGGTGCTGACGGCCGGGCTGCTCGGGTTGCGGGGGTTGCCGGTGGAGGTGGCGGCGGCGCTGGAGCTGCAGGCGCAGCAGGAGGGCGGGTTGGCGCTGCCGCTGCTGTAGCGCTGGGCAGCTCACCGGTTACGCGGATACAGCGTGGGGCTGGTCGCGGAGGGTGTCAGGGTGCGGGTCCGTTGGGGGGTTTTCTCGCGCAGTTCTCCCCCAGCCTTGGCGGCTGGGAGGTGCCCCCACGCGCCCCCGATGGGTTCCCGATTGCTCTGAAAAGCCTTGGTAAACAAGGCTGTTCGGGGTCTGGGCGGCCTCTGGGTGCGCCGCTACAGTGGGCCAGCCATTTCTGGTGACGCGCGGGGCGCCCCGTGGGCGGGGCGGGAGGGCGGGGCGGCGATGGGTACGGGGGTCTGGGCGCGGGTGGGTGGTGCCGTCGGCGGGAGGACGGCCGCCCTGGTGGCGGGCGGCGCGCTGGTGGTCACGGGTGGGGTGGGCGCGGGCGTCTGGTGGACGACGCAGGGGCCGAAGCTCCAGGTGGTGCAGCGCAATGTGGAGGTGGTGCTGCCGCCGGGCGGTCAGCAGGCGGCGGTGGCGGGGTGTGCCAAGCACGAGACGGCGCTCGGCGGCGGGTACGCGGTGGACGGGGTGGGGTACGCCACGACCAGCGAGTTCGTGGGTGGCAGCGGCTGGCTGGCGGCCGCGTACAACCCGGGTGACACGGCGGTCACGCTGACCTCGTACGTGCTGTGCGTCAACGCGGCGGTGGAGCTGGCGCCGCGGGGCGAGTACACGCAGCGGGCGCTGGCCTTCCGGGACCGCGTGGACAAGGTGACGGCGGGGCGGGACGGCATGATCCACGACCTGACCACGGACGGTCCGTGGGCCGGGTTGGCGACGGACTCGATCGGGACGGACGTCTGCTCGCCCGGGTACACCATGACGGGTCTGGAGTTCCGGGCGTCCCGGACGGTCACCGGGCACGCGGCGGCGCCGCTGCCGCTGGACCGGGTCACCGCGCTCGCCGCGGGCGCCACGGCCCCGGGCCCGGCGCAGTGGATCGCCTCGGTCAACCCGGGGACGCAGCTGAGCACCGCGCCGTACCAGATGCACGACAGCTACCTGGCGGAGCGGCGGACCCGGATCGAGGACCCGCAGCCGCCGCAGGCCAACTACGCGGTGGGGGTCCGGGCGATCTGCGCCCGGCTGAAGAACGTCTCCGTCCTCACCGACCGGGCGACGGTGGCCGCCGGTGGTACGGCCGAGATGTCCCTGCGGTGTCCGGCGAACACCTTCGCGGTCGGCGGCGGCTTCGCCTTCACCGCGGGCGCCGTGGACGGCAGCAGCCCGCAGCCGTACCTCGGCGACGGGCTGCTGTACGCCTCCGCGGACGGGCCGACGCCGGGCCCGTCGGGGCGGGTGGCCCGGGAGTGGCACCTGACCGGGCGGAACGAGCAGACGGCGGGCGTGCAGTACCGGAACGCGGTGTGGATCGAGCACAGCAGCCGCGAGGAGCTCACCGGCAACGGCTACTTCGACGCCCGTCCGCGCGGCGCCGACGACCAGGAGCTGCGCGGCACCACCGTCCCCGACGGGCAGCAGCTCACCGCCACGGCGATCTGCGCCACGGTGGACGCGAAGCCCACCGAGCCGGGTCCGGTGGTGACCCCGGTGGCGCGGGCCGATCTGCTGCCGGTGCTGGACCTGCCGCCGGTGGTCCCGGCGGTCTCGGCGGCCCCGTCGGTGTCCGCCGCTCCGTCGCCCGCGCCCGGCAGTCCGTCGGCGGCCGTCCCGCCCTCGGCGTCCGCCGCGCGCCCGTCCGCGCAGCCCTCTCCCGTGGTGGGCCCGTCCCGGACGGCGGGTGCCTCGCCCCGGCCCGGCAGTGGCGCCGCCACCCCGCCCGGGCAGGTCAGCAGCCCGCCGGCGCAGCCGCAGCCGCCGGTGGTGAGCATCGAACAGCCGGGCCAGGGCGGGACGTTGCGCCGCGGCTGCGAGGAGGCGTTCGCCGGGACGGCGCGGACCCGGCCGGGGGACCGGCCGATCACCGATCCGCAGTACGTCCTGTGGCAGCTGACCGGCGGCCCGAACGGCCCGGTCACCGTGGGCTCCGGCGCCTCGGGCCGGTTCACCGTGCCGCTCCTCGCCGACGGCAGCTACACCCTGGTCCTGACCGCCACCGATCCGGACAGCCGCCTCACCGCGCAGGCCCGGACCACGGTCAGGATCACCGGCTGCATCCGCTGACCCGGCGGGGCCGGCGGGCCCGGCGAGGACGGACTCCCGGCGACAGGCTGTCAGAGACGCAACACGACGGTTGTCACTCTGCATGATTGTCGGGGGCAGGGCCGTGCTCGAGACTCGAGCTCCCGGCGGAGCGATCATGCACCGCCGGTCGAACCCGAGCACGGACCTGAGGTGAGAATGTCCGCGATGCCCCTCGACCCGCCGGAGAACCGCTGGCCGCAGCCCAAGCGCGTACGCCTGCTGGCACTGGTCGCACTGATCTTCTTCAGCGTCTCCGGCGGTGCCTACGGCATCGAGGAGTTGTTCTCCACGTCCGGTCCGGGGATGGCGGTGCTGCTGATCATCGTCACCCCGGTCATCTACAGCGTCCCGCATGCCCTGGTCTGCGCCGAGCTGGGCACCGCCATCCCGGTGGAGGGCGGCTACTACCACTGGGTCAAGAAGGGCCTGGGACGGTTCTGGGCGTTCCAGCAGGGACTGCTGCAGTGGATATGCAGCTTCGTCGACATGGCGCTCTACCCGGTGCTGTTCACCAGCTACCTGCAGAGCCTGGTGGGTGCGGTCGCCCCCGGTGAGCACGTCCTGTTCACCCTGGGGAACCTGCGGTTCGACCTGAACTGGGTGATCTGCGTCGGCGTGATCGCCGTCTTCACCCTGCTGAACCTCTTCGGCGCCGGCTGGGTCGGCGAGTCCTCGGTGGCGTTCGCGCTGATCTGCCTGACCCCGATGCTGGTCCTCACCGTGATCGGCTTCGTCCACCTGGTCTCCGACGGCGTCAACCCGATCGACTCGCTGACCACCTCTCAGGAGCAGTCCACCTGGAACGCCTTCGGCGCCGGCCTGTTCATCGTGATGTGGAACTACTGCGGCTGGGACAGCGTGTCCAACATCGCCGGGGAGATGGAGAACCCGCGCAAGCACCTGCCCAAGGCGCTGGCCGTCTCGGTGCTCCTCATCATGGTCGGCTACCTGCTGCCCTCGATCGCCTCGCTGGCGGTCGGCGCGGACGGCGAGGGCGGCTGGCGCAGCTGGGAGGCGGGCTCCTTCTCGGACGTGGCCGAGCAGTTGGCCGGGCCGTGGCTGCAGATCGCGGTGACCGTCGGCGGCATGTTCGCGGCGGTGGCGATGTTCTCGGCGCTGCTCGCGGCCAACTCGCGGCTGCCGTTCGCGCTGGCCCGGGACGGCTACTTCCCGACGTGGGTGGCCAGGGAGTCCAAGCGGTACCGGATGCCGATCGTCTCGATCGTCGGCTCCTCGGTGATCTACGCGATGTTCTGCCTGAGCAGCTTCGCCAACCTGGTCATCTTCGACGTCTTCCTCACCAACATCGGCATCCTGCTGGAGGTCGCCGCGCTGATCGCGCTGCGGATCAAGGCCCCGCGGATGGAGCGGCCGTACCGGATCCCCGGCGGCTGGGCGAGCCTGGCGGGCATCGCGCTGTGCCTGCTGTCCGTGTGCGTCTGGGCGGCCTGGCAGCAGTACGTGGAGAGCGGCACCCAGGCGGTGACGTACTGCCTGGTGGTGGTCGGCGGCTCGGTGCTGCTGTACCCGCTGCTGGCCCGCCGCAAGGACGCCCGGCAGGCGGCCGCCGACGATCTGTCAGGCGCCGCCGGTCGGAGCGCACAGCTTGCAGGGTCCGCCCGGGGCGTGCCGGCGGATAGCGTCGAGGCATGATCCACAGCTTCGCCCTCCACGTGGCCGACGTCGACCTCGAACCCGAACCGCTGGACCCCGCCCAGATCGTCTCCGGAGACCCGCAGGTCACCGGGAAGGTGGTCTGGGAGTCCGAGGACGGCCGGCAGCTGCGCGGGGTCTGGCAGATCACCCCCGGCGTGGTCACCGACACCGAGGCCGACGAGCTGTTCGTGGTGCTCAGCGGCCGGGCCACCGTCGAGGTCGAGAACGGCCCCACCCTCCGGGTGGGGCCGGGCGACCTGGCCGTCCTCCGTGCCGGCGACCGCACCACCTGGACGGTCCACGAGACCCTCCGCAAGGTGTACGCGATCAACCTCGGCGACCACTGAACCCCTCCTCCCGACCCATCGCATCCCCACGCGAATCGAGGACCCAGACCATGGACCCCGTGCACGCCCTCCGGGACGTCGAGCCCACCCCCTTCTGGCTGGACGACCCCGGGCGGCCGGAGGCGCACTCGGCCCTCATCGGCGAGGTCCGCTGCGACCTGCTGGTCGTCGGCGGCGGCTACAGCGGCCTGTGGACCGCCCTGATCGCCAAGGAGCGCGACCCCGCCCTGGACGTGGTCCTGGTCGAGGGCCGGGAGATCGGCTGGGCGGCCTCCGGCCGCAACGGGGGCTTCTGCGCCGCCAGCCTCACCCACGGCCTCGGCAACGGCCTCGACCGCTGGCCGGACGAGCTGGGCCGGCTGGAGCGGCTCGGTGCGCAGAACCTCCAGGCCATCGAGGACGCCGTCGCGAAGTACGGCATCGACTGCGACTGGGAGCGCACCGGCGAGCTGGACGTCGCCACCGAACCGCACCAGGTCGAGGAGCTGCGCGAACTCGCCGAGCTGGCCGCCCGGTTCGGCGAGGGCGGCGAGTTCCTGGACGCCGACCGGGTGCGCGCCGAGGTGAACTCCCCCACCTACCTGGGCGCGTTCTGGGACAAGGACGGCGTCGCCATGGTCAACCCGGCCCGGCTCGCCTGGGGACTCAAGCGGGCCTGCCTGGACCAGGGCGTGCGGATCTTCGAGCGCACCCCGGTCACCGCCCTCGCCGAGGCCGGCGCGGGCATGGCCGCCCGCACCCCGTACGGACGGGTCACCGCCCGGAAGGTGGCGCTGGGCACCAACGTCTTCCCCTCGCTGGTGAAGCGGATCCGCCCGTACACCGTGCCGGTCTACGACTACGCGCTGATGACCGAGCCGCTGAGCGCGGAGCAACTGGACGCCATCGGCTGGAAGGGCCGCCAGGGGATCGGCGACAGCGCCAACCAGTTCCACTACTACCGGCTGTCCGCCGACAACCGGATCCTGTGGGGCGGCTACGACGCGATCTACCACTACGGGGGGCGGGTGCGGGCCGAGTACGACCAGCGCCCGGCCACCTACCGGACCCTGGCCCGGCACTTCTTCACCACCTTCCCGCAGCTGGAGGGCCTGCGCTTCACCCACGCCTGGGGCGGCGCGATCGACACCTGCACCCGCTTCTCGGCGTTCTTCGACTCCGCTTACGACGGGAGGGTGGCGCTGGCGGCCGGCTACACCGGGCTCGGGGTGGGGGCGACCCGGTTCGGCGCCGAGGTGATGCTCGACCTGCTGGCCGGGGAACGCACCGAGCGGACCGCGCTGGAGATGGTGCGGCGCAAGCCGCTGCCGTTCCCGCCGGAGCCGGTCCGCTGGGCCGGCATCTCGATCACCAAGTGGTCCCTGGACCGGGCCGACCGCAACGCCGGCCGCCGCAACCTCTGGCTGCGCACCCTGGACCGGTGCGGGCTCGGCTTCGACAGCTGATCCCGGCTCAGCTCCGCACGGCCCGGCCCGTGTTGCCGGTGACCGGGGCCACCCCGCCATGATCGTCCGCCGCTGCGGCGGGTTAGGGTGGCCGGGTGAGTCTTCATGTGGTCATCGGACACGGGCCCGCCGGTGCGGCCACCGCGCGGCTGCTGGCCGACCGGGGGCACCGGGTACGGGTGGTCACCCGCCGCGGCCGTCCGGCCGAGCCCGGCATCGAGCACCTGGCGCTGGACGCGGCCTCCCCCGCGGGCCTGACCGAGGCCACCCGGGGCGCCGCCGCCGTGTACGGCTGCGCCGCGCCGCCGCTGCACCGCTGGGCGGCCGACTGGCCGGCGCTGGCCTCCTCGCTGTGCGCGGCGGCCGAGGCGAACGACGCCGTGCTGGTCATGCTCGGCAACCTCTACGGCTACGGCCCGGTGGACGGCCCGCTCACCGAGGACCTGCCGCTCGCGGCCACCGGCCCCAAGGGGCGGGTCCGGGCGGAGGTCTGGGAGCGGGCCCGGGCGCTGCACGAGGCGGGCCGGATCCGGGCGGTGGAGGTGCGCGCCTCGGACTTCTTCGGTCCCGGCGTCACCGACGGCGGCCACCTGGCCGCGCGGGTGGTGCCGCGGGTGCTGGCCGGCCGGTCGGTCTCGGTGCTCGGCGACCCCGACGCCCCGCACAGCTGGACCCATCTCCCGGACGTGGCCCGGGCGCTGGTCGAGGTCGCGGGCGAGGAGCGGGCCTGGGGCCGGCCCTGGCACGTACCGACCGTCCCGGCCCGGTCGATCCGCGCGATGGTCGACCTGCTGGCCGCCGAGGCGGGCACCGGCCCGGTCGCGGTCCGCCGGGTGCCGCCCGCGGTGCTCGGCGCGGCCGCGCTGTTCTCCCCGCTGCTGCGGGAACTGCGGGAGGTCCGCTACCAGTTCGACCGCCCGTTCGTGGTGGACGCGACGGCGTACGAGGCGGCGTTCGCGGTGCGCGCCACTGCGCTGGAGGAGCAGGTCGCGGCCACCGTGGCGTGGTGGCGTCAGCGGTCGGCGACCGCCGCCCGCTGACGCCGCCGCCCCCGTTTCGACCGGGCCGAACCGGAGAAACGCTCCCCCGGAAAGGCCGAGACCGCCGGGCAGGGGCCCTGGCCCGTCCCACCACCGGGGCGTGCACCGCGGGGACACCGCGGGCGCGCCCCCGGGTCGCTCCGCCCCCGGCCTCGGCGTGCGGCTTCGCTCCGGCGACCGGAGCATGAAGCCGATGAGCGGAGGAGCCATGACCCCTGAGGTTCCCACCCCGGCCGCCGGCGAGCTGGTGGTGCTGAGCGGGGTCAACAAGCACTTCGGCGAGCTGCACGTCCTGCGGGACATCGACCTGACCGTCGGCCGGGGCGAGGTCGTGGTGGTCGTCGGGCCCTCCGGCGGCGGCAAGTCCACCCTGTGCCGGGCGATCAACCGCCTGGAGACCGTCGACTCCGGGGAGATCGTGATCGACGGCAGGCCGATGCCCGCGGAGGGCAGGGAGCTGGCCGCGCTCCGGGCCGACGTCGGCATGGTCTTCCAGTCCTTCAACCTCTTCGCGCACCGGACGGTGCTGCAGAACGTCACGCTCGGCCAGATCAAGGTCCGCCGCAAGGACCGGCGCCTCGCCGAGGAGCGGGCCCGGGAGCTGCTGGAGCGGGTGGGGGTGGCCTCGCAGGTGGACAAGTACCCGGCGCAGCTCTCCGGCGGCCAGCAGCAGCGCGTCGCGATCGCCCGGGCCCTGGCGATGGATCCGAAGGTCATGCTCTTCGACGAGCCGACCTCGGCTCTCGACCCGGAGATGATCAACGAGGTGCTGGAGGTGATGCGGCAGCTCGCCCGCGACGGCATGACCATGGTCGTCGTCACCCACGAGATGGGCTTCGCCCGTTCGGCCGCCAACCGCGTGGTGTTCATGGCGGATGGCCGGATCGTGGAGGAAACCACGCCGGACCGCTTCTTCAGCAATCCGAGCAGCGACCGGGCCAAGGACTTCCTGGCGAAGATCCTGCACCACTGACGGGGGCCCGCCCACAAGGGATGATCACCATGAACCTTCGCAAGGCGACTGTCGCGGCCGCCGCCGCGCTCGTGCTCTCCGTGACCGCCGCCGGCTGCGGCTCCGACGGCGGATCGAGCAGCGGCGGCGGCACCGCCGGTGCGTCCGGCACCGGCGGGAAGATCACCGTCGGCATCAAGTTCGACCAGCCGGGCATCGGCCTGAAGACGCCGGACGGCACGTACACCGGCCTGGACGTGGACGTGGCCACCTACGTGGCCAAGCAGCTCGGCTACTCCCCGCAGAACATCGAGTTCAAGGAGGCCAAGAGCGCCGACCGGGAGACCATGCTCCAGCGCGGCGACGTGGACTTCATCGCCGCCTCGTACTCGATCACCCCGACCCGCTCGGAGAAGGTGGACTTCGCCGGCCCGTACCTGCTGGCGCACCAGGACGTGCTGATCCGGGCGGACGACGACTCCATCAAGACCCCGGCGGACCTGAACACCAAGAAGCTCTGCTCGGTCACCGGCTCCACCTCGGCGCAGAACGTCAAGACGAAGATCGCGCCGAACGCGCAGCTCCAGGAGTACGGCGGCTACTCGGAGTGCCTGACCGGCCTGGAGAACAAGGTGGTGGACGCGCTGACCACCGATGACTCGATCCTCGCCGGCTACGCCGCGCAGCCCGCCTTCCAGGGCAAGTTCAAGCTCGGCGGGTTCAAGATGAGCAACGAGAACTACGGCATCGGGGTGCAGAAGGGCAGTGAACTGAAGGCCCAGATCAACACCGCCCTGGAGAAGATGGTCGCCGACGGGTCCTGGGAGGCGGCCGTGAAGAAGAACCTCGGCCCGGCGGGCTACCAGAACGAGCCCGCTCCGAAGATCGGCGTGGTCGTCAGCTGACGGCCGTCCCCCGGCGCACCGCCCCCGCGGCGGTGCGCCCCGTCCTCTCCCGCACGCGGAAGGCCGGGTGAGATCCCGTGTTCGACTTCCTGGAGGGCTACGACCTGCTGGGTGCCTTCTGGGTGACGGTGCAGCTCACCGTCTACTCGGCGATCGGGTCGCTGGTCTGGGGCACCGCGCTGGCCGCGATGCGGGTCAGCCCGGTGCCGCTGATGCGCGGCTTCGGCACCTGCTACGTGAACGTGTTCCGGAACATCCCGCTGACCGTCATCATCGTGTTCACC
The window above is part of the Kitasatospora sp. HUAS MG31 genome. Proteins encoded here:
- a CDS encoding sugar ABC transporter substrate-binding protein, producing the protein MRRHLALLASTITLTLGLTACGGTGATAGDAASPSGKKLVIWADEKRADVLRPFAEAFAAKKGAKAEVVGIAENQQKAFIEASQSGKGPDVMVGAHDWIGNLVQNDLIDPIEVLDNRMGDYVDVARKAVTYQGKFYAIPYAVESLVLFRNTALAPEAPDTFDSLVNTGEALRKAGKATQAVGYTVSQPDGQAGDTYHMYPLYTSGGGYLFGTNARGDADPTDLGVGAPSSVAAFEKIAALGEKGSGVLRRSYTSDNASAAFTTGKTPFLVAGPWKLADVRSSGLKYAISPVPGFAGKEPARSFVGVQSFFVASKGAHKAMAQEFVLSTLGSVELADALFKAEPRMPALKESLAHARTADPDVAAFEQAAKAGVPLPSIPQMSAIWGPFNALITAAVKGDPVPPAVANAGRTIKEQLPK
- a CDS encoding cytochrome P450, whose translation is MPDQARVNRIFLPETYAEGVPYALHRELREAAPVWWVEEPAVGPWPAGPGYWAVLRHADVKHVLRTPEVFSSHLGATQIRDPDTAADLEFVRAMMLNQDPPDHSRLRRIVAAAFTPRAVRELTEGIERRARLLVAEVRPRGRADFVPLAADLPVWTLAHIMGVPEQDRGLLYAWASRVIGYQDTEYAGLAATDPAALSDLGRAALAHRPTAVATGDGRPVNPRSRAALADMFAYAHGLAEHPRPGSILARMREGGLTREEFENMFFLFAVAGNETLRNGVPGGLLTLLEHPEQYRLLCERSELTGSAVEEMLRYWPPVMDFRRTATRDVELGGRRIRGGDKVVVYHASANRDGTVFPEPDRFDVTRTPNDHVSFGHGPHFCLGAQLARVQMRALLGEVVRGLPGLRVAGAPVRMVSNFQNGLKHLPIGWG
- a CDS encoding methylated-DNA--[protein]-cysteine S-methyltransferase, whose protein sequence is MTVYTTVDSPLGELLLVGEESATAKGGTALASVSVPGQRRGAVVLDGWVRAPEAFGEITAQLQAYFAGTATGFDLEFAVGGTEFQRRVWQALDAIPYGATTTYGRLAESIGAPRGAVRALGSAIGANPLLVVRPCHRVIGADGSLTGYAGGLERKARLLELENRG
- a CDS encoding alpha/beta hydrolase; this translates as MDRRTAGSPAGGGHRALEWRSRPESPSAAVLVLHGGQENGERPPGPVNLPGLRMRGFVRAVQRGTSGAEVAIGTVRYRCRGWNGDRADAARDTLAALADLAEELGPVPTVLVGHSMGGRAALRAAGHPCVTGVVALAPWCPREEPYEHLAGRRVLMLHGDRDRVTDPADTDLFAARARSGGALVAGYRVAGSGHALLRRAGDWHRTTAVLTAGLLGLRGLPVEVAAALELQAQQEGGLALPLL
- a CDS encoding APC family permease, whose amino-acid sequence is MPLDPPENRWPQPKRVRLLALVALIFFSVSGGAYGIEELFSTSGPGMAVLLIIVTPVIYSVPHALVCAELGTAIPVEGGYYHWVKKGLGRFWAFQQGLLQWICSFVDMALYPVLFTSYLQSLVGAVAPGEHVLFTLGNLRFDLNWVICVGVIAVFTLLNLFGAGWVGESSVAFALICLTPMLVLTVIGFVHLVSDGVNPIDSLTTSQEQSTWNAFGAGLFIVMWNYCGWDSVSNIAGEMENPRKHLPKALAVSVLLIMVGYLLPSIASLAVGADGEGGWRSWEAGSFSDVAEQLAGPWLQIAVTVGGMFAAVAMFSALLAANSRLPFALARDGYFPTWVARESKRYRMPIVSIVGSSVIYAMFCLSSFANLVIFDVFLTNIGILLEVAALIALRIKAPRMERPYRIPGGWASLAGIALCLLSVCVWAAWQQYVESGTQAVTYCLVVVGGSVLLYPLLARRKDARQAAADDLSGAAGRSAQLAGSARGVPADSVEA
- a CDS encoding cupin domain-containing protein, whose protein sequence is MIHSFALHVADVDLEPEPLDPAQIVSGDPQVTGKVVWESEDGRQLRGVWQITPGVVTDTEADELFVVLSGRATVEVENGPTLRVGPGDLAVLRAGDRTTWTVHETLRKVYAINLGDH